A stretch of the Comamonas testosteroni TK102 genome encodes the following:
- a CDS encoding nucleotide sugar dehydrogenase has product MNLSQANIAVIGLGYVGLPLAVEFGKHRNVLGFDINAERIAELKAGHDSTLEVASSDLTAANRLSFSNTSSDLASCQVFIVTVPTPVDNVNRPDLTPLVKASETVGKAMPSGAVVIFESTVYPGATEEVCVPVLEKFSGKKFNVDFFCGYSPERINPGDKVNTLKKIKKITSGSTHQVAREVDALYGSIISAGTYQASSIKVAEAAKVIENTQRDLNIALVNELSVIFDRIGIDTLDVLEAAGSKWNFLPFRPGLVGGHCIGVDPYYLTHKAEEVGYHPQVILAGRRINDNMARYVARNTIRHMLLNGMDVSQCRIGVLGVTFKENCPDIRNSKIVDMVNEFRAWGASVAIADPWADAEEVAREYGLELEAVDPDHAVDSLVVAVGHNEYRQMPLATLRAFCRGSKPVLVDVKSLFSRKEAAEVGFTVFRL; this is encoded by the coding sequence ATGAATCTATCACAAGCAAATATAGCCGTCATTGGGCTAGGTTACGTCGGATTGCCATTGGCTGTCGAATTTGGAAAGCACCGTAACGTGCTTGGATTCGACATTAATGCAGAGCGTATTGCCGAATTGAAAGCAGGACACGATAGCACATTGGAAGTGGCATCGTCAGACCTTACAGCGGCTAACCGTTTGAGCTTTAGTAACACGTCCTCAGATTTGGCTTCCTGTCAAGTTTTTATTGTCACCGTACCCACTCCGGTTGACAACGTTAATCGACCAGACCTTACGCCGTTAGTCAAGGCTAGTGAGACTGTTGGCAAAGCCATGCCTTCTGGGGCTGTCGTCATTTTCGAGTCCACGGTTTATCCCGGAGCTACTGAGGAAGTTTGTGTACCAGTACTCGAGAAATTTAGCGGAAAAAAATTTAATGTCGATTTCTTCTGCGGTTATAGCCCTGAACGTATCAACCCTGGTGACAAGGTGAACACGCTGAAAAAGATTAAGAAGATCACAAGTGGATCCACTCACCAGGTAGCACGTGAAGTTGATGCTCTCTATGGCTCCATTATTTCCGCTGGAACATACCAAGCTAGCAGTATCAAGGTAGCGGAAGCCGCCAAAGTCATCGAGAACACTCAGCGTGACTTGAATATTGCCCTTGTTAATGAACTCTCCGTCATATTCGATCGCATCGGTATAGACACCCTAGATGTTCTCGAGGCAGCCGGTAGCAAGTGGAATTTTCTTCCCTTCCGTCCTGGGCTCGTCGGAGGCCACTGCATTGGCGTTGATCCGTACTATCTTACCCACAAAGCTGAGGAAGTGGGCTACCACCCACAAGTCATTCTTGCTGGTCGTCGCATCAACGACAACATGGCCCGCTATGTGGCGCGCAACACCATCCGACACATGCTGCTCAATGGTATGGATGTTTCTCAATGCCGCATTGGCGTACTAGGTGTCACCTTCAAGGAAAACTGTCCTGATATCCGCAACAGCAAGATCGTAGACATGGTCAATGAGTTCAGAGCATGGGGGGCTAGTGTGGCGATAGCCGACCCCTGGGCCGATGCTGAGGAAGTTGCACGCGAATATGGTCTGGAGTTAGAGGCGGTTGATCCCGATCATGCTGTGGATTCTCTAGTGGTCGCTGTGGGTCATAACGAATACCGGCAGATGCCCTTGGCAACTTTGCGTGCGTTCTGTCGCGGAAGCAAACCAGTGCTTGTGGATGTAAAGAGTCTGTTTAGTAGGAAAGAGGCTGCAGAAGTTGGCTTTACCGTTTTCCGACTTTGA
- a CDS encoding DegT/DnrJ/EryC1/StrS family aminotransferase — protein MIEFIDLKTQQARLKNQIDSAIARVLSHGQYILGPEVAELEEKLAAYTGAKHCITVANGTDALQIAQMALGVGLGDEVITPGFTYIATAETAALLGAKPVYVDVDPRTCNLDPALLEAAITARTKAIIPVSLYGQCADFDAINDIAARYGIHVIEDAAQSFGASYRGRKSCNLTTIACASFFPSKPLGCYGDGGAIFTSDDELAKIIRQIARHGQDQRYHHLRVGVNSRLDTIQAAILLQKLAVLDEEIGMRQQVAKSYTNFLEDAAITLPHVEDGNISAYAQYTLQLEGREAIQKILAERGIPTAVHYPLPLNKQPAVQRDQAKLPIGDLLAGRVMSLPMGPYLKLDEQLQICKALRSALDVKV, from the coding sequence ATGATCGAATTCATCGACCTCAAGACCCAGCAAGCCCGTCTCAAAAATCAGATCGACTCTGCCATCGCACGGGTTCTGTCTCATGGCCAATATATCCTGGGCCCTGAGGTTGCGGAGCTCGAGGAAAAGCTTGCGGCCTATACTGGCGCTAAGCATTGCATTACCGTGGCCAATGGCACAGACGCTCTGCAAATCGCCCAGATGGCGCTTGGGGTCGGCCTAGGCGATGAGGTCATCACCCCTGGCTTCACCTATATTGCCACGGCCGAAACGGCCGCATTGCTGGGGGCGAAACCGGTGTACGTTGATGTCGATCCGCGTACCTGCAACTTGGATCCTGCGCTGCTGGAAGCCGCCATAACAGCGCGCACCAAAGCGATCATCCCGGTCAGCCTGTATGGCCAGTGCGCAGATTTCGACGCCATCAACGACATTGCCGCTCGATACGGGATTCATGTGATCGAAGATGCTGCGCAAAGCTTCGGCGCCAGCTACAGGGGACGAAAAAGCTGCAACCTCACCACTATTGCATGCGCCAGCTTCTTTCCCAGCAAACCCCTTGGCTGCTACGGAGATGGCGGTGCGATTTTCACCAGCGACGACGAGCTGGCAAAAATAATTCGCCAGATTGCACGCCATGGGCAGGACCAGCGGTACCACCATCTCCGCGTAGGCGTCAACAGCCGACTGGACACCATTCAGGCAGCGATATTGCTGCAGAAGCTCGCTGTACTGGACGAAGAGATAGGAATGCGGCAGCAAGTCGCAAAATCCTATACCAATTTTCTGGAAGATGCCGCGATTACGCTTCCTCATGTGGAGGACGGCAACATAAGCGCCTACGCCCAATATACCCTTCAATTGGAAGGCCGGGAGGCGATACAGAAAATATTGGCCGAGCGGGGTATTCCTACGGCCGTGCATTACCCGCTTCCGCTCAATAAACAGCCCGCTGTACAGCGAGATCAGGCGAAACTGCCGATAGGTGACCTATTGGCTGGTCGAGTCATGAGTTTGCCGATGGGGCCTTACCTAAAGCTGGACGAGCAGTTGCAGATCTGCAAGGCCTTGCGTAGCGCACTCGACGTAAAAGTTTGA
- a CDS encoding acyltransferase, producing the protein MSMNVHPSAIVDEGAQIGNGTRIWHWVHVSAGARIGDRCSLGQNVYVGNDVVIGDNVKIQNNVSVYDAVTLQDDVFCGPSMVFTNVYNPRSAVSRRDEYRRTLVKQGATLGANCTIVCGTTVGVHAFVGAGAVINKDVPAYALMVGVPARQIGWMSEFGETLDLPLEGQAEAICSHTGDRYVLDGNAVTKLKANTP; encoded by the coding sequence ATGAGCATGAATGTCCACCCCAGTGCGATCGTTGATGAAGGCGCGCAAATCGGCAACGGTACACGCATCTGGCACTGGGTGCATGTTAGCGCCGGCGCACGCATCGGCGATCGCTGCTCGCTGGGTCAGAACGTCTACGTCGGGAATGACGTGGTGATCGGAGACAACGTAAAGATCCAAAACAACGTGAGCGTATATGACGCGGTGACTCTGCAGGACGATGTGTTTTGCGGCCCTAGCATGGTGTTCACCAACGTCTACAACCCGCGCTCGGCTGTTTCGCGCAGAGACGAATATCGTCGCACGCTGGTGAAGCAGGGTGCCACGCTCGGCGCCAACTGCACCATTGTCTGTGGTACCACTGTGGGTGTACATGCGTTTGTCGGTGCAGGAGCGGTGATCAACAAGGACGTGCCTGCTTATGCGCTCATGGTCGGTGTGCCCGCGCGGCAGATCGGCTGGATGAGCGAGTTCGGGGAGACGCTCGACCTGCCGCTGGAAGGCCAAGCGGAAGCCATCTGTTCGCACACGGGGGATCGCTATGTGCTCGACGGTAATGCCGTGACCAAGTTGAAAGCCAATACGCCATGA
- a CDS encoding oligosaccharide flippase family protein — translation MLKRVLKSGTLLVSGTAGGQLIVVIFSPVLTRLYVPDEFGVFGAYAAVLYMLLSCVSLRYEVAIPLAETDEDADYLAALALSLTAIFSLLLFPVLWCVGFFYSPKYFWIFQYFLPLGAAAAGVYNVFMYMRLRSGDQKAIAKTRVTQLMVGTVIQIGCGFLRIGVAGLVVGQIIGLSFGLSRLTGFSFEKYLKLISRRDKLMEQARQRSGFAYYDAPAALMAMANNHMAILLTAVFFSPAFAGGYALAQRVIITPLGIVSSAISSSLISVGRDLKKSDRDDFFEKQEYLLLLITPVAVVCAILSMHFVGMIFGSKWEVSGAIAAWIVLFVGQKFVYDASFSMYAIQGRMQEGLFSQLIVFIVRFAALIISAKFISPVASIGVFSLVSSLVYLTLSRRMLGSSENTSYCSFILSAADVVFPYIVVGVFLMQDTVTWGPPTALLLYFGWCFSRIGYSFFMSTKKRRKEAQV, via the coding sequence ATGTTGAAGCGCGTTCTGAAATCTGGCACCTTGCTGGTGTCCGGGACTGCCGGCGGACAGTTAATCGTGGTTATTTTTTCGCCAGTTTTAACACGCCTCTATGTCCCCGATGAATTTGGTGTATTTGGTGCTTATGCAGCTGTGCTGTACATGCTGCTATCTTGTGTTTCGCTACGCTATGAAGTGGCCATCCCTCTGGCAGAGACTGATGAAGATGCAGATTATCTGGCGGCGCTGGCATTGTCCCTTACGGCAATATTTTCCTTATTGCTCTTTCCGGTGCTGTGGTGCGTGGGATTTTTCTATTCTCCTAAATATTTCTGGATATTCCAGTATTTCTTGCCTCTCGGTGCTGCTGCAGCCGGGGTATACAACGTATTCATGTATATGCGCTTGCGCAGCGGAGACCAGAAGGCCATTGCCAAGACACGTGTGACTCAATTAATGGTGGGTACTGTTATCCAGATTGGCTGTGGATTTTTGCGAATAGGTGTTGCCGGACTGGTTGTGGGGCAGATCATCGGCTTGTCATTTGGTCTCAGCAGATTGACAGGGTTTTCATTCGAAAAGTACCTGAAATTGATCTCTCGCAGAGATAAATTGATGGAGCAAGCGAGGCAGAGAAGCGGGTTTGCATACTACGATGCCCCCGCGGCACTTATGGCCATGGCCAACAATCATATGGCGATACTGCTGACTGCAGTCTTTTTCTCTCCGGCTTTTGCCGGAGGGTATGCGCTAGCCCAGCGTGTCATTATTACGCCCTTGGGTATTGTTTCGAGTGCAATATCTTCATCGCTTATTTCAGTTGGGAGGGATTTGAAGAAATCAGATCGTGATGATTTTTTTGAAAAGCAGGAGTATCTTTTGCTACTGATCACTCCCGTGGCTGTCGTTTGCGCCATTCTGTCGATGCACTTTGTTGGGATGATTTTCGGAAGCAAGTGGGAGGTCTCGGGGGCGATTGCGGCATGGATTGTCCTTTTTGTCGGGCAGAAATTCGTCTATGACGCAAGCTTCTCCATGTACGCGATTCAGGGACGGATGCAAGAAGGACTTTTTTCCCAATTGATTGTTTTTATCGTGCGTTTTGCTGCGCTGATTATTTCTGCGAAATTTATTTCGCCTGTTGCCAGTATCGGGGTGTTTTCCCTAGTGAGCAGTTTGGTGTATCTGACTTTATCGCGTCGCATGCTGGGTTCAAGTGAAAATACATCGTATTGTTCATTCATATTGTCGGCTGCTGATGTGGTTTTTCCCTACATAGTGGTTGGAGTATTTTTGATGCAGGATACGGTTACATGGGGGCCGCCTACTGCCTTACTGCTGTATTTCGGATGGTGCTTCTCCAGAATAGGGTATTCTTTTTTTATGAGTACGAAAAAGCGTCGCAAGGAGGCGCAGGTATGA
- a CDS encoding Gfo/Idh/MocA family protein, with protein sequence MKNFALIGAAGYIAPRHMRAIKDSGNRLAVAYDINDSVGIIDSISPHSEFFTEFERFYERAKQLQRSPASALNYVSICSPNHLHHAHIAAGLRLGADVICEKPLVPTPELLDELARVEQETGRRVFNILQLRHHDAILKLREKVALAPSDTKFNVELTYITSRGRWYDESWKGDPRKSFGVATNIGVHFFDMLHFVFGRLQRNVMHYSAENKAAGYLEYERARVRWFLSIDANDLPEAVKGRKPTFRSIDISGEQLEFSEGFTELHTTSYQEILAGRGYGIEDARHCIETVDTIRSARPVKGDHGEVHPSVHRLV encoded by the coding sequence ATGAAAAACTTTGCCTTGATTGGTGCCGCAGGCTATATAGCACCGCGTCACATGCGTGCCATCAAAGACAGTGGCAACCGCCTGGCGGTTGCCTACGACATCAACGATTCTGTCGGCATCATCGACAGCATCTCTCCGCATAGCGAATTCTTCACGGAATTCGAGCGCTTCTACGAGCGTGCCAAGCAGTTGCAGCGGAGCCCGGCGTCGGCGCTCAACTACGTCAGCATCTGCAGCCCGAACCACCTGCACCATGCGCACATCGCCGCTGGTCTGCGGCTAGGTGCGGACGTGATCTGCGAAAAGCCTCTGGTGCCAACGCCCGAGCTACTGGACGAGCTAGCACGCGTAGAGCAGGAGACTGGGCGCCGTGTCTTCAATATTCTGCAATTGCGTCACCATGACGCGATCCTCAAGCTTCGCGAGAAGGTGGCTCTGGCGCCTTCAGACACCAAGTTCAATGTCGAACTGACTTACATCACCTCTCGTGGCCGATGGTACGACGAAAGCTGGAAGGGCGACCCGCGCAAATCCTTTGGCGTGGCGACGAATATTGGAGTGCACTTCTTTGACATGCTGCACTTTGTGTTTGGCCGTTTGCAGCGTAACGTTATGCACTACAGCGCCGAGAACAAGGCTGCTGGCTATCTCGAGTACGAACGCGCCCGTGTGCGCTGGTTCCTCTCGATCGACGCAAACGATTTGCCGGAAGCGGTCAAAGGCAGGAAGCCGACTTTTCGCAGCATCGACATTAGCGGCGAGCAACTGGAGTTCTCCGAAGGGTTCACTGAGCTGCATACCACCAGCTACCAGGAGATCCTGGCCGGCAGGGGGTATGGAATCGAAGACGCTCGACACTGCATCGAGACGGTGGACACGATCCGCAGCGCACGCCCGGTGAAGGGCGACCACGGCGAAGTGCACCCCAGTGTGCACCGATTGGTTTGA
- a CDS encoding O-antigen ligase family protein — protein sequence MRQSEKKGGFFFAYILAGAIYLLFVSGGVFPYVQGDLVKSLVKGLALAVVVFHFLIARLRHADLDPLSKFFFFGLTIGVWGMIRTENFGFALEKIDGAVVCSIFMAVLLHHGYRRYGELDFQSRLLTVSFFILIFTLIYKTIFGFFDREVRFFLNGPIVYGWIMGFCSLLSFHVWNERRRLVYLAAFAIFFMALVWTESKGAILAFLIGLAIYCVLRFHRKYKLLIALVIGGIVFYFTLADQLVELLEDSRLSAILRIVGGELNQSDEGSVGSRVVLIDKAMQDFSSHIFMGIGLANYSFNEFVYPHNQHLEIFAEMGVVVGFIHVIFVLLSFWRANILNKALIVFFGVAASFSGDVSYLRFLYAFCLVGFMPSMGAQIKERLVLSERTIG from the coding sequence ATGAGGCAATCTGAAAAGAAGGGTGGTTTTTTTTTCGCCTATATTCTGGCAGGCGCCATTTATTTGCTTTTTGTTTCTGGCGGAGTTTTTCCCTATGTTCAGGGCGATCTTGTGAAAAGCCTTGTAAAAGGGCTAGCGCTTGCTGTGGTAGTTTTTCATTTTCTGATCGCTAGATTGCGTCATGCAGATCTTGATCCTTTAAGTAAATTTTTTTTCTTTGGGTTGACTATAGGGGTATGGGGGATGATCCGAACTGAGAATTTCGGATTTGCCCTTGAAAAAATAGATGGTGCGGTAGTGTGTTCGATATTTATGGCTGTGCTTTTGCATCATGGCTATCGCAGGTATGGAGAGCTTGATTTCCAGTCCAGACTGCTGACTGTTTCGTTTTTTATTTTGATTTTTACTCTGATATATAAAACAATATTCGGATTTTTTGATCGTGAGGTCAGGTTTTTCCTGAATGGCCCGATTGTCTATGGCTGGATCATGGGATTCTGTTCGCTTCTTTCGTTCCACGTCTGGAATGAAAGAAGGCGACTGGTGTATTTGGCTGCATTTGCCATTTTCTTTATGGCACTGGTCTGGACAGAGTCCAAGGGGGCTATTTTGGCTTTTTTGATCGGATTGGCAATTTATTGTGTACTTAGATTCCACAGAAAATATAAGCTTCTGATTGCCCTAGTCATTGGAGGCATTGTTTTTTATTTCACATTGGCGGATCAACTGGTGGAGCTTTTGGAGGACTCAAGATTGAGCGCAATACTGCGGATCGTGGGTGGAGAACTGAATCAGTCTGATGAAGGCTCGGTGGGGTCACGAGTAGTGCTTATTGATAAAGCCATGCAGGATTTTAGTAGCCATATATTCATGGGGATTGGCTTGGCAAATTATTCGTTTAATGAATTTGTTTATCCGCATAACCAGCATCTGGAAATTTTTGCAGAGATGGGGGTTGTTGTCGGCTTTATTCATGTAATTTTTGTTTTGCTGTCTTTCTGGCGGGCAAATATTCTGAACAAGGCATTGATCGTCTTCTTTGGCGTGGCGGCGAGTTTCAGTGGAGATGTTTCCTATTTGAGATTTCTCTATGCCTTTTGTCTTGTCGGATTCATGCCAAGTATGGGTGCTCAGATTAAAGAGAGGCTTGTGCTGAGCGAGCGCACGATTGGTTAA
- a CDS encoding polysaccharide biosynthesis tyrosine autokinase — translation MNLPPYKNVTQLDQSSGSPVYDDEIHLIDLLDVVFDSRWLIAGITALALCIGFAYTLLSPPVYQTDILIQVEDTKVIGANGLLNDVSSMFDIKSPAVAEIEILRSRMVIGEAIANLHLDLEVTPKYIPLVGRWLARRATGLSEPGFLGMDGYVRGTEALQVANFTVPKSLEGKVHTVVLTEKGYQLVSPDGELLGQGTIGKSMHIQYPEGEGSLLVVGANGKAGAAFYVTRYSKADVIGQFQDKISIGEKGKQSGMIRSTLEGSDPLLISQTLNEIGRLYVSQNTQRKAAEAAKSLAFLETQLPQLRKELEESERKFNQYRSKNNVFDLEGEAKVMLDHGAKLHISLVELQQKRKEIEARFTSAHPSLQIIDNQINSVNTELDKLNSRARTFPSVEQDLLRLTRDVKVNNELYISLLNSVQQLRLVKEGRVGNVRLVDEAIVPELPVKPRSALIVVLSTVLGLIVGLGLSFARNNLRVGLKDPSEIEQHSSLRVLATIPHSEVQAEHAKAIAGKLPGNHVLAIQAPDDPVVESMRSLRTALQFVMLDMPSSLVLFTGPTQGVGKSFTSVNFATIVAAASKRVLLIDADLRKGHLNSYFGQGRTGGLSEVVSGSMAFGDAVRREVVPNVDFLSTGILPPNPAELLTNSATQALLKQVATQYDFVVLDAPPVLAASDAAILAPLVGAVFMLVRAEVTSLGELQEASKRLAQAGAEVRGVVFNDLHMATRRYSYGLGYRHGKYRYVNYEY, via the coding sequence ATGAATCTTCCTCCTTACAAAAACGTCACACAACTTGATCAATCTTCGGGATCTCCTGTGTACGACGACGAAATCCATTTAATTGATTTGCTCGATGTAGTTTTTGACAGCCGTTGGCTTATCGCGGGCATAACAGCGCTAGCACTTTGCATCGGGTTCGCTTATACATTATTAAGCCCCCCGGTCTACCAGACTGATATCTTGATCCAAGTTGAAGACACGAAGGTCATAGGGGCGAATGGCTTGCTGAATGACGTTAGCAGCATGTTCGATATTAAATCTCCAGCAGTTGCTGAGATCGAGATTTTGCGTTCACGCATGGTGATTGGTGAGGCGATAGCCAATTTGCACCTCGATCTGGAGGTCACTCCCAAGTACATACCGCTTGTTGGTCGCTGGCTGGCACGACGTGCGACCGGGCTGTCTGAACCTGGATTTCTGGGTATGGATGGCTATGTCCGAGGTACAGAAGCGCTTCAGGTGGCCAACTTCACTGTTCCCAAGAGTCTAGAAGGCAAGGTACATACGGTTGTACTCACAGAAAAGGGTTACCAGTTGGTCTCGCCAGACGGCGAGCTTTTGGGCCAAGGAACTATCGGTAAGTCTATGCACATCCAGTATCCAGAAGGCGAGGGCAGCCTGCTGGTGGTCGGTGCTAATGGAAAAGCCGGTGCTGCCTTTTATGTCACTCGCTATTCAAAGGCAGATGTCATCGGACAGTTCCAGGACAAGATCAGTATTGGTGAGAAGGGCAAACAGTCAGGCATGATCCGCAGCACCCTTGAGGGTAGCGATCCTCTGCTGATCTCCCAGACGCTCAACGAGATTGGCAGGCTCTACGTTAGTCAAAACACCCAGCGAAAGGCTGCAGAAGCAGCAAAATCGCTAGCCTTCCTTGAGACTCAGCTACCCCAACTTCGCAAGGAGCTCGAGGAGTCCGAGCGGAAGTTCAATCAGTATCGCAGTAAGAACAATGTCTTCGACCTTGAGGGCGAGGCAAAGGTAATGCTTGATCATGGGGCGAAACTGCATATAAGCCTCGTGGAGCTACAGCAAAAGCGCAAGGAAATTGAGGCTCGCTTCACCAGTGCCCACCCTAGCTTGCAGATCATTGACAACCAGATAAACAGCGTCAATACCGAGCTTGACAAGTTAAATAGCCGCGCTCGAACTTTCCCTTCCGTGGAGCAAGATCTGCTGCGCTTAACACGCGATGTAAAGGTTAACAACGAACTCTATATTTCGCTGCTCAACAGCGTTCAACAGTTGCGCTTGGTCAAAGAGGGCAGAGTCGGTAATGTCCGGCTAGTGGATGAAGCTATCGTGCCTGAGTTGCCGGTCAAGCCTCGTAGTGCACTGATCGTGGTGCTAAGCACTGTTTTAGGCTTGATAGTTGGACTGGGTCTGTCATTTGCTCGCAACAACCTTCGCGTTGGCCTCAAGGATCCGTCGGAAATCGAGCAGCACAGCAGCCTTCGCGTGCTCGCAACCATACCGCATTCCGAGGTTCAAGCTGAGCATGCCAAAGCTATCGCTGGCAAACTGCCTGGCAATCACGTGTTAGCTATTCAAGCGCCTGACGATCCAGTGGTCGAGAGCATGCGTAGCCTGCGAACCGCGCTGCAGTTCGTCATGCTTGATATGCCTAGCAGCTTGGTGCTTTTTACAGGCCCTACGCAGGGCGTCGGTAAATCATTTACCAGCGTCAACTTTGCCACGATAGTTGCTGCGGCCAGCAAACGCGTGTTGCTTATCGACGCTGATCTGCGCAAAGGACATCTGAACAGCTATTTCGGACAGGGGCGTACAGGAGGACTGAGCGAAGTGGTTAGCGGCAGCATGGCATTTGGTGATGCAGTGCGTCGTGAGGTTGTGCCAAATGTTGACTTCTTATCCACAGGCATTTTGCCGCCAAATCCCGCGGAATTACTTACAAATTCGGCCACCCAGGCATTACTGAAGCAAGTTGCCACTCAGTACGACTTTGTAGTTTTAGATGCGCCTCCTGTACTGGCTGCGTCTGATGCCGCCATCTTAGCGCCTCTGGTGGGCGCGGTATTCATGCTTGTGCGGGCCGAGGTGACTAGCCTTGGCGAGCTGCAGGAGGCCTCTAAGCGGTTGGCTCAGGCCGGAGCTGAAGTGCGCGGCGTCGTTTTCAACGATCTTCACATGGCGACGCGGCGTTACAGCTACGGCCTGGGCTACAGGCATGGCAAATACCGCTATGTCAACTACGAATACTGA